The nucleotide sequence GCTCAGCTAAGGGTTTTATTTTAGCAAGCTCTTCTTTGCTCAAAGCACATGGAATTGCCCTTTTAAGGACGTATCTCCAGAGAGGGTCCGAGCAAGAAGGAGTGGTATTAGATTGGGGCAACATTATTGTTGTAGAAGCAGTTTGAGTAGATGGAGTAGTTGCTGAAGGCTTGGTGAAGGGATGACTTTCTGAAGTTGATCTTTCTGTTTGGGTGATTGTCTCGATTTGAACACATCCGCTTACAAATATGAGTGCTATTATAAGTGCTGAAAGCATGAATTTAAGCAACCTCATAAGATCTCACCTTGAAAGTTGTTATGTGTTGAGGATTAAAAATGTGCTGCATAGCAAACTGAGGGTGAGAAGGGCTTTGTTCCCTTGGTGAATTTAAGAGAGTAAAGAAGGATATGAGAAACGTGATTTTTCAAACTTTGGAAAGTTTGGCCAAAAGTGTTTTTAGTCTATTAAAGAGTGCGAGAGTTTGTCTATCTTCTAAGACCCCTCAATATAACACTGATTCAACTAAAAACAGCATTTAGTGGTTTTTTCATCTTACATCCGCAGAACGCTTTTTAGTGAAACACTGAAAATAAGCTAATTTAGAAAGAAATCCACTCCAAGAAAAGCACTTAGAGAAGGATAGTGAAGGCAAAGTTTTGCTGGCGGGCCCGGCGGGATTCGAACCCGCGACCTCCGGCTTAGAAGGCCGGCGCCCTATCCTGCTAGGCTACGGGCCCTCGGGAACTAATCATCAGAAAGGTGTTTATAAAGATTGCGGTAGTTAAAAGAAAGAGAGAAAGCTCATGGATACAATCTAGTTGGAGTTCTTGGGAACAAGGTTGCCCATCTAACGTGGTCAAGATTGAGAATCCATGCAACGATTCTTTCTACACCAAGCCCAAAGCCGCTGTGCGGAACGCTTCCGTATTTTCTGAGGTCAAGATACCACTCGTAGTCCTTTGGATCCATGCCCTCCTCTAAAATACGTTGTACAAGCTTGTCGTAATCGTCTTCTCTCTGTGAACCACCAATTATTTCACCATATCCCTCAGGCGCAAGCATATCAGCCGCTAAGACCTTTCTTGGGTCACTTGGATCTTCTTTCATATAGAATGCCTTGATGTGCTTTGGATATCCATAAACAAAGAATGGCCTGTCGAATTCCTCTGTCAAAACTCTCTCTTCATCTGCACCCATGTCTTCGCCCCACTCTATACTAACGCCTTTGCTTTGAAGTATATCAATTGCCTCATCGTAACTTATCCTTGGGAATGGTGGCTCTGTGTTCTTCAGTGTTGTGAGATCTTTCCTATACATTTCTATTTCTGATCGCCTCCGCTCTAAAGTTCTCTGAACCATATAGCTAACAAGCTCTTCCTCAACCTTCATGATGTCCCAGAGATCCATCCATGCAGCCTCAAGCTCGAGGTGCCAGAACTCTGTTAAGTGCCTCCTTGTTCTGCTCTTCTCTGCTCTGAAGCTCGGCGTTAGAGACCAAACTTTTTCAAGACCAAATATCGCTGCTTCAAGATAAAGCTGGGCTGATTGGCTTAAGTAAGCAGTTTTGTCAAAGTACTTGAGCTTAAATAAAGTAGCCCCACCTTCAACTGCCCCTGTAACCAAGATTGGTGGAAATACTTCATACCAGCCGTCTTGAAGGAGCCATTCTCTTGCAGCTTGAATTAGAGTTGCCTTAACTTTCATTATTGCCGCTACTTTTGGAGATCTAAGGTGAAGATGCCTTACATCCAGGAGAAATTCTGGACTTGCGTCCTTGGTTATTGGGAAAAATTCGACGTTTTGAATGACTTCAATTTTATCTGCCTGAATTTCAACTCCACCTGGAGCCCTCTTATCTTGCTTAACAATACCTTCAATTATTACACTTGACTCTATTCCAGTTTTCTTTGCAGTCTCATAAGCCTCTTTGCTAAGTTCTTCTTTAAATACAGTCTGAATAATTCCGCTTGAATCCCTAAGGACTATAAACACCTTATCCTTAATTTCCCTCTTTCTATACACCCAACCAGCCAATTTAACCCTTTGTCCTTCCATTTCAGGTTTAACTTGAGCACAGTAAATCTTGTCAATCATCACCATCACCTCACAACTTTTTGAAAGTTAAATTGAGGGTTTATTAAACTAACCATGCCTAGTGAAGAAAAGTTACCATCAATTTATCCACAGTGCTAACGCTTTAACTTTCAGTCTAAGTTCAATTAGCATTGGCATTGTGCATCGAGTTTTCTTCAGGTAATCATTATTTAAATCATTTGCCATCCTAATTGACAAAATGACAAAAAGCTTTAATAATCTATTAGCTGAAATTACTTTCCCCGCTGGAGGTGGGAGTATGAAGGCAATAATTTCAAAGTACATTCTGGATGTTAATGGAATAAGGGAAAACATGGCAGTTTTAGTGGAAGATAATAAAATCTATGACGTTGTTCCAAAAGATAAGCTTAAAGAATACGATGTTGATGAAATTTTTGGCGGAGAACACTATCTTTTAATTCCAGGACTCATTAATGCCCACACACATGTAGCAATGACAAAATTCAGAGGGATTGGAGACGACTTACCTCTCGATAAGTGGCTGAATGAAGTTATTTGGCCCATGGAAAAGGAGTGGACACCAGAAGAAATCTATAAATGGGCTCTTATTGGAATCGCGGAGGCTATTGCCAATGGCTCAACAGTAATCAATGATCATTACTTCTTTGCAGATGAAATAGCTAAAGCATCCCAAAAGCTTGGCATTAGAGCGTTCATTGGGCAGACTATGATGGATTTAGTTGAATTTCCAATTGCAGAACCAGAGGAGGGGTTTAAGTTTTTCAAGAGATGGAAAGACAGAGATGAGATTGTTAAACCAGTATTAGCCCCACATGCTACCGATACGGTTTCTCTTGAGCTCTTAAAAGAAATCAAAGAATTTTCTGAAGAAGAAAAGACGTTAATCCACATGCACGTTTCTCAAAGCAGGGAAGAAGTTTTGAGAGTCAAAAAGAGAGAAAAAGTCTTGCCAGTGGAATACCTCAAGAAAGCTGGAGTCTTAAATGAGAACTTTATTGGCGTTCATGGTGTCTACCTAAGTAATGAAGAGGTTAAGCTTTATGCGAAAAGTGGAGCAACGTTAGTGCATTGTGCAGTCAGTTTGGCAAAACTCGAAGGGAGTGTCGCACCAATAATTAGTTTATGGGAAACAGGGGGCAACATTGCAATTGGAAACGATTGTGCGGTTTCAAATAATTCCCTCGACATGATTCAAGAGATGAAATTTGCAGCAATACTGAATAAAGTTAAATCTCAAGACCCCACCAAGGCTTCAGCAAAAGATGTGTTCTACTGGGCAACAGTGGGAGGTGCAAAAGCTTTGAAAATAAAAGCAGGTTTAATAGAGAAGGAATATCTAGCAGATTTAGTGCTGATTAACATCAATAAGCTACACTTCACTCCAAAGACAAATCTGCTTTCACATCTGGTTTACTCCGCCAAGGGAAGCGATGTTGAGAAAGTCTTTGTTAATGGGAAATTGATTTATGATCAGGGATACTTTCCCAAATTCAAAAAATTTGACTATGAAATTTCAGCCGAAATATTATAAACCCCTTCTCCTCCTCTACTTTCAGGTGAGAATATGAGAAGAGGCCCAGTATTTTTGGGGAAAGCTTACATTCACTGGTGTGAAGAGTGCAATGTTCCTCTAATCAGCGAGAAGTGTGATATTCACGGAAAAGAGAGAATTTTCAAGTTAAACTTAACTCCACCTGCAGATGTTAGATTTGCTTTTGAAAAAGATTTGGAGTTCATCAGGAGGGAGTTTAAAAAGCACTATAACGTTGATATTGGCGAGATAATTAATGAAAAGATAGTTCTTCTCAATAAAATCCCAGGAGAGGATGATATCTACGAGATAATACTTGATGGTTACATTTTTGGATGGCTCCGCTTTGACCCGCTAGAACTTAAATGGAAGCCAGGGCTTAAGGTTGAAGGAGCGATTGCACTTTGGAAACGCTTTGGAAAGAATATGAGAAAATGGGTCATTGTGGATGAAGGAGCTGTGGAGCCAATAAAGAAAGGTGCAAATGTTCTGCCTGTGGGCATAATTGAGGCAGATCCTTCAATTAAGATAGGAGACGACGTCATAATTGTAAGTGAAAGTGGAGAAGTAATTGCTACGGGAATAGCGAAGAAAGACTATGAACAGCTTATAAATCCAAAAGAGAGAGGAACAGGCATTAAAACGAGGCACCAAAGAAGTGTTAATTATAGAGAAGGGAAAAATGCCACCATTGATGATGTGATCAGAGCTAACAAATCAGCGCTTGAAGAAAGGGTTAAAGAAGCAAGAGAGTTTATAAGAAAAACTGCTGAGAAGATAAAGCTCCCAATGGCTGTTGCATTTTCTGGGGGCAAAGACAGCTTGGCTGTTCTAGGATTAATGCTTGAAGAATTTGGAGATGGATTTACAATTTTCTTCAACAATACAGGGATAGAATTCCCTGAAACTCTGCAGTACATTGAGGATATGAAGAAAGACCTTAAAGACAAAGACATTGAGTTTATAGTTGCCGATGCCAAAGATGCTTTCTGGCATGCTATAAATGTCTTTTCTCCGCCTGGAAGAGATTACCGCTGGTGCTGTAAGGTTACAAAGCTTGGTCCCATAACACTGACAATAAAAGAGCACTATCCTCAGGGTGTCCTGATGTTTGTGGGACAGAGAAAATATGAAAGCATCCAGAGGTACAAGCAACCGAGAATTTGGAGAAATCCTTGGGTGCCTAATGAAATAGGTGCTTCCCCAATATTCCACTGGAATGCCCTCGAGGTGTGGCTCTACATTTTCTCAAGGAAACTGAAGTACAATCCGCTCTATGAAAAAAGGTTAGATAGAATTGGTTGTTTCCTATGTCCCAGCTCGTCTTTAGCTGAGATTTACACCCTCAAAGAAGAGAAACCAGAGTTATGGGATAAGTGGGAAAAAGAGCTCGAAAAATGGAGGAAGCGTCTTGATCTTCCTAAAGAATGGATAACCTATGGATTCTGGAGATGGAGACAACTCAGCAGAGGACAGAAGAAGCTGGCGGAACAACTTGGAATTGAGCTTCCAGAGAAGAGAGTCTGGGAACCAGTAAGATATTCCATTGAAGAGCATGAGGATGGATACTTAGTAAAGCTCAATACAGCAATAAACTTGAAGAGGATTAAAGAAGTCGCTCCCATTCTTGGTGAAGTTGAAATAGGAGAAAATTACATAAAGGTTGGTGAAATAGTTTTCAAAGAAGAGGGAATATTCGTCTCAGATAAAAGGGAAGGTATTCAAGCATATTATCTCATCAAAAGAGCTTATGAATGTGTTGGCTGCGGAGTTTGTGTCGGGAGATGTCCAGAAAATGCGCTGAGCATAAATCCAAAGACGAGAAAAATTGTCGTTGATTATACAAAATGCATCCACTGTAGGGAGTGTATGGAAGTATGTCCCCTGTTAAAAATCAAAAATCCAAGGGAAGGAAGCCAGCTTTAATCATAATATTAGCCCTCATTTTCCTTCTTCCACTTGCTTTTTCCCAAGAAGAGTATGATTACAACATAGAGAGCTACTCAATTTATTTTGACATAATCAACGACAACACTGTAAAAGAGACTATTGAAATCAGCTTAACTGCAAATACGAATTTCAGCAGATACGTGTTCTACTCGGACTATCCAATAGAAAATCCCGACGCAATCGTGAAAATTAATGGAGAAATGAAGGTTGTAAATGTAAGCGTGAGCAAAATAGTTGGCGGGATTAATGCCGTGTATGTGAAATTTCCTATAGTGCATCCAGGAGACAGAGTTGAAATCAGAATAAGCTTCTACTCCTCGGGAATGCTGCAGAATGTCCAAAATAAAAAGCAGTTTGCATACTACATAAAATTCAGCCAACCTGTAGGTGTATTCTACGTCAGGCTGTTTGTTCCAAAAGGATATGCAATTCTCTCACCAGTAATTCCCTCTCCAGACATGGTAGAAAGCTCAGAGAACAGGCTCGTGCTGGAATGGAAGAGAGAGAACATCAAAGCTGGAGAGGAGTTCTATTTTATCGTTGGTTTCTCTGGAGAAATCAAGGGCTTCTCCCCTCTGTGGCTTGTCGTAATATTTGTATCTGCATTTGCGGGAGGATTCTTTGCAGGGATGCTGTATAAGGAGAGAAGAGGCAAAGAGAAAGTGGAGATACTCAGAAGTGATGAAGAAAAGATTATTGAGCTT is from Thermococcus paralvinellae and encodes:
- a CDS encoding amidohydrolase; this encodes MKAIISKYILDVNGIRENMAVLVEDNKIYDVVPKDKLKEYDVDEIFGGEHYLLIPGLINAHTHVAMTKFRGIGDDLPLDKWLNEVIWPMEKEWTPEEIYKWALIGIAEAIANGSTVINDHYFFADEIAKASQKLGIRAFIGQTMMDLVEFPIAEPEEGFKFFKRWKDRDEIVKPVLAPHATDTVSLELLKEIKEFSEEEKTLIHMHVSQSREEVLRVKKREKVLPVEYLKKAGVLNENFIGVHGVYLSNEEVKLYAKSGATLVHCAVSLAKLEGSVAPIISLWETGGNIAIGNDCAVSNNSLDMIQEMKFAAILNKVKSQDPTKASAKDVFYWATVGGAKALKIKAGLIEKEYLADLVLININKLHFTPKTNLLSHLVYSAKGSDVEKVFVNGKLIYDQGYFPKFKKFDYEISAEIL
- a CDS encoding helix-turn-helix transcriptional regulator, with the translated sequence MSPVKNQKSKGRKPALIIILALIFLLPLAFSQEEYDYNIESYSIYFDIINDNTVKETIEISLTANTNFSRYVFYSDYPIENPDAIVKINGEMKVVNVSVSKIVGGINAVYVKFPIVHPGDRVEIRISFYSSGMLQNVQNKKQFAYYIKFSQPVGVFYVRLFVPKGYAILSPVIPSPDMVESSENRLVLEWKRENIKAGEEFYFIVGFSGEIKGFSPLWLVVIFVSAFAGGFFAGMLYKERRGKEKVEILRSDEEKIIELLKNGPVLQSELVKRLGVSKAKVSLLLKDMEKKGLIERVKEGRSYLVKLKES
- the asnS gene encoding asparagine--tRNA ligase — encoded protein: MIDKIYCAQVKPEMEGQRVKLAGWVYRKREIKDKVFIVLRDSSGIIQTVFKEELSKEAYETAKKTGIESSVIIEGIVKQDKRAPGGVEIQADKIEVIQNVEFFPITKDASPEFLLDVRHLHLRSPKVAAIMKVKATLIQAAREWLLQDGWYEVFPPILVTGAVEGGATLFKLKYFDKTAYLSQSAQLYLEAAIFGLEKVWSLTPSFRAEKSRTRRHLTEFWHLELEAAWMDLWDIMKVEEELVSYMVQRTLERRRSEIEMYRKDLTTLKNTEPPFPRISYDEAIDILQSKGVSIEWGEDMGADEERVLTEEFDRPFFVYGYPKHIKAFYMKEDPSDPRKVLAADMLAPEGYGEIIGGSQREDDYDKLVQRILEEGMDPKDYEWYLDLRKYGSVPHSGFGLGVERIVAWILNLDHVRWATLFPRTPTRLYP
- a CDS encoding phosphoadenosine phosphosulfate reductase domain-containing protein, whose translation is MRRGPVFLGKAYIHWCEECNVPLISEKCDIHGKERIFKLNLTPPADVRFAFEKDLEFIRREFKKHYNVDIGEIINEKIVLLNKIPGEDDIYEIILDGYIFGWLRFDPLELKWKPGLKVEGAIALWKRFGKNMRKWVIVDEGAVEPIKKGANVLPVGIIEADPSIKIGDDVIIVSESGEVIATGIAKKDYEQLINPKERGTGIKTRHQRSVNYREGKNATIDDVIRANKSALEERVKEAREFIRKTAEKIKLPMAVAFSGGKDSLAVLGLMLEEFGDGFTIFFNNTGIEFPETLQYIEDMKKDLKDKDIEFIVADAKDAFWHAINVFSPPGRDYRWCCKVTKLGPITLTIKEHYPQGVLMFVGQRKYESIQRYKQPRIWRNPWVPNEIGASPIFHWNALEVWLYIFSRKLKYNPLYEKRLDRIGCFLCPSSSLAEIYTLKEEKPELWDKWEKELEKWRKRLDLPKEWITYGFWRWRQLSRGQKKLAEQLGIELPEKRVWEPVRYSIEEHEDGYLVKLNTAINLKRIKEVAPILGEVEIGENYIKVGEIVFKEEGIFVSDKREGIQAYYLIKRAYECVGCGVCVGRCPENALSINPKTRKIVVDYTKCIHCRECMEVCPLLKIKNPREGSQL